AAGGAACAAGTCGGTTTTTCACAGCAGACGGGCCGACTTTGTTGCAAAAAAGAATCAGCCAATCTCGCCCTATTCGCCGGCCCGCCGCGATTTCCAACCCGTAATTTCACCAACTTTCGGCTACAAGGCCTTTAATCTCAAGGTCTTGCCCGCCGGCGCCCAGGACATATAGCCCATGCCCGCCACAATCGACTTCGCTCGCATCCAATCCGTGCTTCTGGCCGCTGCCGACGCCGCCGCCGCGCGCACCCTGCCCCTGTTCCGCACGCCGCTCGCCATCGACAACAAGCTCGAAAGCGGCTTCGATCCGGTCACTGAGGCCGATAAGGGCGCCGAATCCGCCATTCGTGCCGTCATCGCCGCGGCTTTTCCCGACCATGCCATTATCGGCGAGGAATGGGGCCGCACCGGCGAGGGCCGCTATAGCTGGATCATCGATCCGGTGGACGGCACCCGCGCCTTCATCTCCGGCGCCCCGGTCTGGGGCACGCTAATCGCTTTCGCGATCGACGGCGTGGCCGTGGCCGGACTGATGAGCCAGCCCTTTATCGGCGAGAGCTTTCTGGCCATTCCCGGCCGCTCGCTCTATCGGCGCGGCGACATCGCGCTGGCCAATCGCAGCAGTGGCCAGACCGAGCTGGCCGCCGCCCGCGTCTTCACCACCACGCCCAACCTGTTCCAGGGCGAGCATTGGAGCAAATGGCAAGCCATCGAGACGGCGACGCGATTGCAGCGCTTCGGCATGGATTGCTACGGCTATGCCCTGCTCGCCGCCGGCCATGCCGATCTGGTGATCGAACCCTATCTCAACACCTATGACATCGCCGCCCTTGTCCCCATCATCCGCGAAGCCGGCGGCGCCATCGCCTGCTGGGACGGGTCCGAGCCGACCGGCGGCGGCGACGTGGTGGCCGCCGCGACACCCCAATTGCTGGACAAGGCACTGGCCCTCATCAACGCCGTTTGAGCCCAGCATCCCTCCTGGCGCGAGGACGACTCGCCTCCAAGGCGGAATGTTTACATCGGCACTGCGAGCCAAGCTGTCTCGGAACATGAGGCCCTTAGCTCCCTCCCCCTTGAGGGGAAGGCCGGGGAGGGGGTGCTGCGGTTCCTACATATCCGGCAGCCTCGCCCTGGCTCCGACACCCCACCCTCAATCCCTCCCCTCAAGGGGGAGGGAGGCGAAAGAGCCGCCGATCCTGTCGCCGGGGCAAGCACCCCAATGTCATTCCCGCGACGGCGCCCCTCCCCCCACTCGTCACCCTCGCGCTCGACGCGAGGGCTCTTGCAGCACCACCCATGAACAAGGGACCCTCGGTCGCGAGGCTGACGAGCGGTGCTGCTGGGACGGTCGCGCGCCGCCCTAGCTCTGCTCGGTGATGAACGCGTCGAACGCCGCCAGCACCTGGCCGCGAATGGCATCGCTTTCCATGAACAGCTCGTGCCGCGCCCCGGCAATCACCATATGCCGGCCGGTTCGCAGCCGCAG
This genomic stretch from Devosia sp. YIM 151766 harbors:
- a CDS encoding inositol monophosphatase family protein, giving the protein MPATIDFARIQSVLLAAADAAAARTLPLFRTPLAIDNKLESGFDPVTEADKGAESAIRAVIAAAFPDHAIIGEEWGRTGEGRYSWIIDPVDGTRAFISGAPVWGTLIAFAIDGVAVAGLMSQPFIGESFLAIPGRSLYRRGDIALANRSSGQTELAAARVFTTTPNLFQGEHWSKWQAIETATRLQRFGMDCYGYALLAAGHADLVIEPYLNTYDIAALVPIIREAGGAIACWDGSEPTGGGDVVAAATPQLLDKALALINAV